The genomic segment TGCCTTTTTCACTCGCCTCCTTCATAAGTCCTCTAATATATGGCCGAAGTGTCTCTCGAATCCGCATATATTTCGTGAATATTTCATAGGCCTCATCCCCGTAGCTCCAGACCTCGTTCTCTGCACCGCTCCAGCACATGCCTCCGCCTGTGATGCCAATCGGTGCGCCAGCCGGTTCACGATCACCATGTAAACGAAATACCGGAGAAAATGCTCCATATTGGAACCATCTAATCAGGCATTCCCGAAAATCTGGATCATTGGGATCGCCGCCATGGAATCCTCCAATATCCGTCGTCCACCAAGGGATGCCAGCTATCCCCATGTTAAGACCAGCTTTTAGCTGATTATGCATAGAGGTGAAGCTAGAATCGATATCACCTGACCATACAAGAGCACCATAACGCTGGCTTCCTGCCCATGCACAACGAACCAGATTCACAATACCTTCCTGTCCCTCAGCTTGCATACCTTCATAAAAGGTTTGCGCATAATTCAAAGGATAAATATTACCTACCTGCATATTAGTTCCGGTATGATAACGGTAATTATCAAAATCATAAACGGAATACTCAGGCTCTGCTTCATCCAGCCAGAAGATTCGTACACCTTTGTCATAATAGTTCTTTTTAGCAATCTTCCATACATGATCGCGGGCACCTGGATTGGTCGAGTCATAAAACACGGTATCTCCAAGGAAATCCATCGTAGTTCGAATACCCCGATCCGTTCTGACTAGGTAACCTTTTTGCAACATTTCGGCGTAATTCTCGCTAGTCTTGTCCACTGTAGGCCATATCGAAACCATTAATTCGATATCCAATTCACGCAGCTCTCGTATCATTCCTTCTGGATCGGGCCAGTATTCAAGATCAAACTTCCACTCCCCTTGCTTCGGCCAATGGAAGAAGTCTACGACAATCACATCGATTGGAAGACCTCTCCTTTTATATTCATGGGCAACCACCAGCAGCTCTTCTTGCGTTTGATAACGAAGCTTGCATTGCCAAAACCCAAGACCATATTCCGGCATCATTGGAACAGTACCCGTTACACTCGCATATGCCTCTTCGATTTGAGCCGGTGTATCGCCTGCTGTAATCCAATAATCCACCTGTTTAGTTAACAGTGCCTCCCATTCTGTCATATTCTTTCCGAAAGTCACTCTCCCTATTGCTGGATTATTCCACAAAAATCCATAACCATTGCTCGACAACGCAAATGGAACACTTGCCTGCGAGTTTCTCTGAGCCAGCTCGAGGGTACAATTCTTCATATCCAGATAAGGATGCTGATATTGCCCCATACCAAATATTTTCTCATCCGGATCGGACTCAAAGCTTAATTTTAACTGATAATCCCCGCCAGGAATCGCTTTAAACTCACGGGCATTAATCATCAATGCACTACAAAATTGTTTGACATCGTTACGATTGCGAACATATTCTTCCAATAAGACCTTATCGTCCTGATTGTAAAAGGTAATCTTGCCTCCAGCTGTCGATACAACTGCACGAATTTTGCCATTTGTGATGGAGGCTGAATCTTCATTAATCTGAATGGCTGACAGTGATTCTTCCACAGGTGCCAGCAGCGCCCATAACTCCGATTGCATCTCTGAATGCCTTGTAGCCCTAATGCGTAAACTATTTGCTCCCCACGGCTCTATCCAAAGCTTCTCTGCATCGAACTGCCATATTAAACGATTGCCTTCTTTCTGAAATAAACCTCGCATATTATACACTCCTATTCAATAATGCCATCTGCATGAATTGCTTTAATCGTTCCTTGCTTGTTACCGATTGTAATCGTAAGATACCAGTCATAATAAGACTTCGGTTGTATAGCCCTTATGCTTTTCCATTGCATGGCTGTGTCAAGCGAATCAAAAGCCCCGGTGCATGGTTCTAGAGCTGTTACATACTTTCCGTTCATTATTCCTTCCCATACACCTAGGTAAGGTACTTCATTAATGGGGTATGCCATCCCGATGGTATACCCTGACTCAGCGCCTTGTAGAGCACACCAGCCCTCTTGTATATGACCAAGTCCATAATACTTCTCGCATTTCCCTTCATATTTCGGATATAGGCGATTAATATCATAATCTAGCCCATTCACCGTTGTCTTTGGCCAGTCATGAATAGTCCCAAACAACCCCAGTCGATTCTCTATGCTGCACGTGGACATGACCTTTTGTATAGAAGAAGGAAGCACTACACGCATATCTTTATCACATACCCATAAGGCGTGAGGAGCCCAAATAAAGGGCATTTCATACTCCGAAAAATTATGCACACGATAGGAAATACGAATGGCATTCTCATTCACAAATTGAATCGTTTTCTCCAGCTTGTAAGGAAATCGGACACCATGGACACTTAAATTAATCGCAAAATCGGAAATATGCTCTTGCTCCCATGAGAGTGACCAAACCTCCCCGTGATCAGGAATCCGAGTCCCTTGCCAAGGCGGAGAGGGATAATAACAGGATTCAATGGATGGAAATACTTCATCAAATCCACTGACATCTCCTGATGCGTAAGAATCGTCATATTTTGAACGCTTATACGGCACATCTGCATCATTTTGATATAATAGTTCTTGATCTCTTTTTTTATCGTAAATACTTTGAATTTTTCCGCCGCAGTCTGGTAAAATAGTCATTCGCAAAGCTGTACTTTCCATCATTATTGCTTTAATCCCTTTATAATCGGAATAGTAGATTGAAATAATCCGTTAACCCCCTCTACACTTACGTCCTTCTTGCATTTATTTTATCTATTATGAAAGCGCTTTGAAATTTCAAATAATTAATAAAGGTGGAGAAATATAAGATGATTATTGAAACTAAAATACAAAAACAACCCTTCTCCATCTGCGGAAAAGAGTTGTCTTGTTCTGTTTCTATAAATGAAGTATTCTATCAATTAAAATAAAACATTTCTCAATTAAAATAAAACATTTCTCAATTAAAATGAAAAATCACAATAAAACATGACTTTCCCTATAAAGAATCTTTAATTACATCGGCTGTACCCGCAATTGCTGCACTGCTTGCAGCCTTCTATATTAATCAATGATGCTGAACCGCAAGAAGGACAAAGGTCGAGCGAGCTTGCGCTGCTGCTGCGGCTTTTTGCTGTGTCTGAAATGACGTTAATTGCCACTATTGATGCAGCTGTTTTTGATGCAGCTGTTGCGGATGAACCTTTATTCAAGCCCTTGCCAGCATCACCTGCTTCAGTTGCATCCCCGCTTTCCTCCCGCTGTTCAACTTCTGCCTGCTGCAAGTCAGCCGCCGCTATATGCTGCTCCAACGCTTTCGCTACGGCATCAGCGATCGATTCCACGCGGTTTGCGCCAAAGCCAATCGCACCTGTGCCGCCGATCCCCTTCAAGTGCTTGATCAACAGCTCCACCTTATGACCGTGATCCCCATAACGAAGAAATAAAGAGCAGACCCGGCCCAGCGCTTCCGCCATGGCGAACACGTCGGAGCCAGCTTTGCCGACATTCAGAAAAATTTCACCCGGCGAGCCGGAGAGATCATTGATCGTAATATACGCCATGCCGAATGGCGTATTTACTTTGTAGGTGGCACCGCGCAGCACCTGCGGGCGATTTTTGTACGCTTTGTCCAGCGTTTTCGGACTAACAGCAGTTGTAGCTGTAGGAGTTGTTGGCCCTGCTGCGTCCTGTACATTCTCAGCATTTGGAGCATCTGGAGAAGCGATTGCCTCCATAATAGCATCGGCACCACGATCATCCAATCGAGCTGCTTTATCCTCGCTATCCGCCGCAGATGACGGCTGAGGCTCCACTTCTTGCTCTTGTTTTTTCTCCTTCTCATCCGTCGTCGACAGCACCTGCACATCCCTGCTGCCGTCGCGATAAATGGTCACGCCCTTGCAGCCAAGATCGAACGCCAGCTCATAAAGCTCCTTCGTCTCTTCCACCGTAAAGTCATTCGGGCAGTTCGCCGTCTTCGAGATCGAGCTGTCCACCCAGCGCTGGATTGCTGCCTGTACCCGAATATGGTCCTTCGCAGACAAGTCCATCGCGGCTACAAAATAATCCGGCAGCTCCTCGCCAGGATGCGAATCCTTCCACTGCTGGGCAATCGGAACGAGCTGCTTGTCATAGCCAAGCCTGCTTTGGCGGAAATATTCAAAAGCAAAATACGGCTCAATGCCCGTCGAGGTGCCGACCATCGTTCCCGTACTGCCCGTTGGCGCCTGCGTCAGCACGGTTACATTTCGAATGCCATGCTGCTCTATAGCAGCTCCAATCTCAGGATAATGCGACGTCAAGCTTCGCATAAAGCCGCTTTGCAAAAATTTATCTGCCTCAAAGGCTGCAAAAGCGCCTTTCTCCGCCGCAATTTCCGTAGAAGCGAGATACGCCTCGCGGGCCATAAACCCGTACAGCTTATCGAGAAAATCGAGCGATTCTGCGCTGCCATAACGGATTTGCAGCTTAATTAGCAGCTCCGCAAGCCCCATCGTGCCGAGCCCGACGCGGCGCTCGCGCTTCTGGTTCGCTTCATTTTCAGGAAAATGATACGGTGTGGTGTCAATGACGTTATCGAGGAAACGTACCGACCAACGCGTCACCTTCGCCAGCTCCTCCCAGTCGACATCATGCTGCTGCTCATTATAGAAACGCGACAGATTGACCGCTGAAAGATTGCAGACGCCCCAGCCGGGCAGGCCCTGTTCGCCACATGGATTAGTACTAGTAATCCGATTGAAATACCAACTATTCGACATCTGATTATAATATTCCATAAAAACGACGCCGGGCTCTGCCGACTTCCACGCTGATTCAATAATCATGTGCCAGATTTCGCGGGCGCGGACTGTTTTGTACAAAATCACCTTTTTGCCGAGTGCCCGCCAAGCGTCCATATCTCCAGTCCAAAGCTCGTTGTACTGTGCATCCTTCGTATCGGGGAATACGAGCTCCCACTCTAAATCTTCCTTTACGGCTTTCATAAAAGCGTTGCTGACGCATACAGATAAATTCGCGTTCGTCACCTGGCCCATCGTCTGCTTGACAGTAATAAAATCCAGCACATCGGGATGCCAGTCGTTGATCATCAGCATTAAGGCGCCGCGGCGGCTGCCGCCCTGCTCAATCAACCCCGTCGTATAGCTGAACAGCCCGCCCCATGATACCGCTCCGCTAGAGGCGCCATTAACTCCTGCGACAATGGCGCGGCGCGGACGAAGCGACGATAAATTAATGCCAACGCCGCCCCCGCGCGCCATAATTTCCGTCATTTCCGTCAACGTCTGCATGATGCCGCCGCGGCTGTCTGCCGGAGAAGGCAGCACATAACAGTTAAACAGCGTCAACTCCTCGCTTGCACCTGCTCCCGCTGCAATTCTGCCGCCCGGCACGAGCTTCCAGTCATCCAAAATATAGCGAAAACGCTCCGTCCATTCCGCCTGCTTCTGCTCGCTGCCTTCGACTCCGGCCACCGCCTTCGCCAGACGATCCCACATTTCGTCCGGAGTCTGCTCAATGGTCAGCGTCAGCTTCTCAACCGCCGCCGTTATACGCTCACCGTTTCGGAGCTGCACCTCCACCTGGTCCCCCTCACGGGCAACGATCTCTCCGACTTCCTTCGTCGGAAACTTTGGATCATCTTTTGTCAGCACCAGCACGATATCGCCAGGCTTTGCGCTGCTGGAATCAGCATTTTTCCAGGCATAACGATCGAGAAAAATTTTCTCGCTGAGCCCCTCCAGCCTGCCGCTGCCTCTCCTATTTTCATTCAAGGTTTGTTTCTTCTCCATAAGTAACGCCGCCTCTCCTCGCATTTGCAAAAACCCGCCTATTTGCCTCCTAACACGGTGTCCCACTCTAGGCTAAATCCGATATATTGTGTCTAATTATCATTATAACATACTACATATTGTGTTTCTCCTTCGTTTCCAGCCAAAAACGCCCAATTTTCCCGTTGACCAAAGCCTGCGCTTTCCTTTGCTTGTCCTCACGCTTTTTTTGGCCCTTTCTTATGAATAGGCGATGAAAGGGCCATACTAGAAACAAAGATTTCAACCTACTCATTTTGTTCGATTGGACGATGATGATTGGCTTAAACGATGAAAGGAGCTGCTCCCTTGTCTTTAGATAATAAACAACCGCTACACGGATCTTCCGCCGCTCCAGATGCTGCTCTCGTCACCCGCAAGCTTCATCCGCTCGTAGATTTGCAATATGACCGTTCGACCTTTGACGAGCTGCAAAACCGTATCGCCAAAAACGGGCCATGGGACGACTGGACCTTATATCAGCTATCGATGGAGGCGGAGCAAGCGAAGCGAATTGAAAGCTTCGAGCAGCTGCAATGCTTGCGCAGCCTGCCGATGCTTGAGCCGATGCCCCATCAAATCTCGACCGCGCGCAAGGTGCTGCATGAAATGGGCGGACGCGCCATTCTCGCTGATGAGGTGGGACTCGGCAAAACGATCGAAGCTGGACTCGTGCTGAAGGAATACATCGTCCGCGGGCTCGTGCGCCGTACGCTCATTCTGGTGCCAGCCTCGCTTGTGCTGCAATGGGTGCGCGAGCTGAATCAGAAATTCGGCATTTCCGCCGTTGCCCAGAAAAAAGCCCATACGTGGCATTATGACGTCGTCGTCGCTTCGATGGATACAGCTAAACGCGATCCGCATCGCGACGTCATTCTCGGCACTGACTACGATATGGTCATCATCGACGAGGCGCATAAGCTCAAAAATAAAAAAACGACCAACTACCAGTTCGTCACCGAACTGCGCAAAAAATATTGCCTGCTGCTCACCGCAACGCCGGTGCAAAACAATTTGGACGAGCTGTACAATTTGATCACTCTGCTCAAGCCCGGCCAGCTCGGCCGCCAAAGCGAGTTCGCCGCCAACTTTGTCGTGGACAAGCGTCTTCCCAAAAACGAGGAGCAGCTGCAAACGGCACTGTCCAGCATTATGATCCGCAATCGCCGCGGCGACGGCGGCATTTCTTTTACGAAACGTTTTGTGAAAAATATTCCGCTGCAGCTGTCAGCTGACGAGCAGGCGCTTTACGACGCCGTGACTGCCTTCGTGCATGAACGCTACGATGAGAGCGGCCCCGACCTGAGCAGCATGCTGTCGCTGGTTACGCTCCAGCGCGAAGTTTGCAGCAGCCGCGACGCTGTCTTCCTGACTCTCGTCAATATGTTCAAAAAGACGGCTGAGGATTCGCCCGTCCGCGCAAAAATATGGGAGCTCGTCGAGTTTATCAAAAAAAT from the Paenibacillus sp. BIHB 4019 genome contains:
- a CDS encoding glycoside hydrolase family 31 protein, giving the protein MRGLFQKEGNRLIWQFDAEKLWIEPWGANSLRIRATRHSEMQSELWALLAPVEESLSAIQINEDSASITNGKIRAVVSTAGGKITFYNQDDKVLLEEYVRNRNDVKQFCSALMINAREFKAIPGGDYQLKLSFESDPDEKIFGMGQYQHPYLDMKNCTLELAQRNSQASVPFALSSNGYGFLWNNPAIGRVTFGKNMTEWEALLTKQVDYWITAGDTPAQIEEAYASVTGTVPMMPEYGLGFWQCKLRYQTQEELLVVAHEYKRRGLPIDVIVVDFFHWPKQGEWKFDLEYWPDPEGMIRELRELDIELMVSIWPTVDKTSENYAEMLQKGYLVRTDRGIRTTMDFLGDTVFYDSTNPGARDHVWKIAKKNYYDKGVRIFWLDEAEPEYSVYDFDNYRYHTGTNMQVGNIYPLNYAQTFYEGMQAEGQEGIVNLVRCAWAGSQRYGALVWSGDIDSSFTSMHNQLKAGLNMGIAGIPWWTTDIGGFHGGDPNDPDFRECLIRWFQYGAFSPVFRLHGDREPAGAPIGITGGGMCWSGAENEVWSYGDEAYEIFTKYMRIRETLRPYIRGLMKEASEKGTPVMRPMFYEFPSDMEAWSIEDQYMFGPDILVAPILEQGARSRKIYLPAGAVWKDVGSGKIYEGGNWIECKAPIEWMPLFFRDDAHFLINA
- a CDS encoding adenosylcobalamin-dependent ribonucleoside-diphosphate reductase, which codes for MEKKQTLNENRRGSGRLEGLSEKIFLDRYAWKNADSSSAKPGDIVLVLTKDDPKFPTKEVGEIVAREGDQVEVQLRNGERITAAVEKLTLTIEQTPDEMWDRLAKAVAGVEGSEQKQAEWTERFRYILDDWKLVPGGRIAAGAGASEELTLFNCYVLPSPADSRGGIMQTLTEMTEIMARGGGVGINLSSLRPRRAIVAGVNGASSGAVSWGGLFSYTTGLIEQGGSRRGALMLMINDWHPDVLDFITVKQTMGQVTNANLSVCVSNAFMKAVKEDLEWELVFPDTKDAQYNELWTGDMDAWRALGKKVILYKTVRAREIWHMIIESAWKSAEPGVVFMEYYNQMSNSWYFNRITSTNPCGEQGLPGWGVCNLSAVNLSRFYNEQQHDVDWEELAKVTRWSVRFLDNVIDTTPYHFPENEANQKRERRVGLGTMGLAELLIKLQIRYGSAESLDFLDKLYGFMAREAYLASTEIAAEKGAFAAFEADKFLQSGFMRSLTSHYPEIGAAIEQHGIRNVTVLTQAPTGSTGTMVGTSTGIEPYFAFEYFRQSRLGYDKQLVPIAQQWKDSHPGEELPDYFVAAMDLSAKDHIRVQAAIQRWVDSSISKTANCPNDFTVEETKELYELAFDLGCKGVTIYRDGSRDVQVLSTTDEKEKKQEQEVEPQPSSAADSEDKAARLDDRGADAIMEAIASPDAPNAENVQDAAGPTTPTATTAVSPKTLDKAYKNRPQVLRGATYKVNTPFGMAYITINDLSGSPGEIFLNVGKAGSDVFAMAEALGRVCSLFLRYGDHGHKVELLIKHLKGIGGTGAIGFGANRVESIADAVAKALEQHIAAADLQQAEVEQREESGDATEAGDAGKGLNKGSSATAASKTAASIVAINVISDTAKSRSSSASSLDLCPSCGSASLINIEGCKQCSNCGYSRCN
- a CDS encoding SNF2-related protein, with the translated sequence MQYDRSTFDELQNRIAKNGPWDDWTLYQLSMEAEQAKRIESFEQLQCLRSLPMLEPMPHQISTARKVLHEMGGRAILADEVGLGKTIEAGLVLKEYIVRGLVRRTLILVPASLVLQWVRELNQKFGISAVAQKKAHTWHYDVVVASMDTAKRDPHRDVILGTDYDMVIIDEAHKLKNKKTTNYQFVTELRKKYCLLLTATPVQNNLDELYNLITLLKPGQLGRQSEFAANFVVDKRLPKNEEQLQTALSSIMIRNRRGDGGISFTKRFVKNIPLQLSADEQALYDAVTAFVHERYDESGPDLSSMLSLVTLQREVCSSRDAVFLTLVNMFKKTAEDSPVRAKIWELVEFIKKIEANTKAEKALELVKGMNDKVIIFTEYRATQEYLLQYFRSHDMIAVPYRGGMNRGKKDWMMDLFRGRAQVLIATEAGGEGINLQFCHHMINFDLPWNPMRVEQRIGRVHRLGQTEDVKIYNLCTLGTIEEHIVHLLHEKINMFELVIGELDHILERFEKKDGSLEQQLARMLLESGGSETELREKISDLASSITQIREEVQQGPELQASAQIVSQMTALGQTVEIRHE